One window from the genome of Bacteroidales bacterium encodes:
- a CDS encoding 3-hydroxyacyl-CoA dehydrogenase family protein produces the protein MTYDEKLQNVSVLGAAGKMGSGILLLTAVEMTNLSLKPENKGKTFVLNAIDLSDEGLSGLLPYIKGQVRKIAEKQTVWLRSVYADRADLIENGEIIDQYIFDVMNVIRPTTAMEVAYRSHLIFEAVSENPDLKVKILSQIDTNNPNEPWYFTNTSSVPIHLIEEKANLKGRVLGFHFYNPPAVQKLVELITTENTDTVMVDFAYAYAKGLKKIIVPANDIAGFIGNGHFMRDGLHGINEAKALTTNYSWPEAVYMINKVSQDFLVRPMGIFQLMDYVGIDVMKFILNVMDPYMPDEELHSNILDQFIEMGIKGGQMSSGAQKDGFLKYERGKAVAAYDPEKKAYVNFADFAEKCDAALGALPEGFMPWKAVIRKKNKDEIFTAFFANMKTMDNLGAQLGLRYGARSNAIGKKLVADGVAANTNDVNTVMLTGFFHAFGPVNNYFE, from the coding sequence ATGACATACGACGAAAAATTACAAAACGTAAGCGTTTTAGGTGCAGCCGGAAAAATGGGTAGCGGAATTCTTCTCCTAACCGCGGTTGAAATGACCAATCTTAGCCTAAAACCGGAAAACAAAGGGAAAACCTTTGTACTAAATGCTATCGACCTATCTGATGAAGGTCTTTCGGGATTATTACCATACATAAAAGGACAAGTACGAAAAATTGCTGAAAAACAAACCGTTTGGTTACGTTCCGTTTATGCCGATAGAGCCGATCTGATTGAAAATGGCGAAATCATCGATCAGTATATTTTTGATGTTATGAATGTTATTCGTCCAACTACAGCTATGGAAGTAGCTTATCGCTCCCATCTTATTTTTGAAGCGGTTAGCGAAAACCCCGATTTGAAAGTAAAAATTCTCTCTCAAATCGACACAAATAATCCTAATGAACCTTGGTATTTTACCAACACCAGCTCGGTGCCTATCCATCTAATTGAAGAAAAAGCCAATTTAAAAGGTCGTGTTTTAGGTTTTCATTTCTACAACCCTCCTGCTGTTCAGAAACTCGTTGAGTTAATTACAACAGAAAATACCGATACTGTTATGGTTGATTTTGCTTATGCTTATGCAAAAGGACTGAAAAAAATTATTGTCCCTGCCAACGATATTGCAGGCTTTATTGGCAACGGTCATTTTATGCGCGATGGCTTACACGGTATTAATGAAGCTAAAGCTTTAACAACAAACTACTCTTGGCCCGAAGCTGTTTATATGATTAATAAAGTAAGTCAGGATTTCTTGGTTCGCCCTATGGGAATTTTTCAGTTGATGGATTATGTTGGTATTGATGTAATGAAGTTTATCCTAAATGTGATGGATCCTTATATGCCCGATGAAGAATTGCATAGCAATATTCTCGATCAGTTTATCGAAATGGGAATTAAAGGCGGACAAATGAGTAGTGGAGCACAAAAAGATGGTTTCTTAAAATACGAAAGAGGGAAAGCCGTTGCAGCCTACGATCCTGAGAAAAAAGCTTATGTAAATTTTGCTGATTTTGCCGAAAAATGCGATGCTGCTCTTGGTGCATTACCTGAAGGATTTATGCCTTGGAAAGCTGTAATTCGTAAGAAAAACAAAGACGAAATATTTACCGCTTTCTTTGCCAATATGAAGACTATGGATAATCTTGGAGCTCAATTAGGACTTAGATATGGAGCACGCTCCAATGCTATCGGTAAAAAATTAGTAGCTGATGGTGTTGCTGCTAATACCAATGATGTAAATACAGTTATGCTAACCGGATTTTTCCATGCATTTGGACCGGTAAATAATTATTTTGAATAA